In Mixophyes fleayi isolate aMixFle1 chromosome 4, aMixFle1.hap1, whole genome shotgun sequence, the following proteins share a genomic window:
- the CCDC59 gene encoding thyroid transcription factor 1-associated protein 26, with amino-acid sequence MADSSISSVQYRRGGRVAGGRGRAAFSNRGRGGRRDATAGVKPGVVGSGNWARGRGAMRGGRGSWAQGGRRPGLEDQRSGKTKQKWRPSPQHKVFAGSAEEGQGFALWRKQKVQLEYKKLLRKQNKANVSKEVLYTDHYPEHLKHLYLAEEEKLRNEEEKRRKPKDQPSQTQEEETEVVLQPHTNPSEDQSCERLQQCTNSSEKQPFERPRKKLKKKTSNQKAKEEYERVQLERAKKREEAENNRKKREEAQKLYKQKKMEAYKILSTKTKKGQPNFNVQMEYLLKKIQSKS; translated from the exons ATGGCTGACTCAAGTATTTCGTCTGTTCAATACAGAAGAGGAGGACGGGTAGCAGGGGGCAGAGGAAGAGCAGCCTTTAGTAATAGGGGAAGAGGTGGCAGACGTGATGCCACGGCAGGAGTAAAGCCTGGAGTAGTTGGCAGTGGTAATTGGGCAAGGGGAAGAGGGGCGATGAGAGGCGGCCGTGGCTCCTGGGCACAGGGTGGGAGGAGGCCGGGTTTGGAAGACCAGCGCTCTGGAAAAACGAAGCAGAAATGGAGACCGAGTCCTCAGCACAAGGTGTTTGCGGGAAGTGCAGAGGAAG GACAAGGCTTTGCTTTATGGCGAAAACAAAAAGTCCAGTTAGAGTATAAAAAACTGCTAAGAAAGCAAAATAAGGCTAATGTCTCTAAAGAAGTACTGTACACTGACCACTATCCTGAACATTTGAAACATCTCTACTTGGCTGAAGAAGAGAAACTGAgaaatgaagaagaaaaaaggaGAAAACCTAAAGATCAGCCCTCCCAGACACAAGAGGAGGAGACAGAAGTAGT ATTGCAACCGCACACAAACCCCAGTGAAGACCAATCTTGTGAAAG ATTGCAGCAGTGCACAAACTCTAGTGAAAAGCAACCTTTTGAAAG ACCAAGAAAGAAATTGAAGAAGAAAACCTCAAATCAAAAAGCAAAGGAAGAATATGAAAGAGTGCAACTTGAGCGTGCAAAGAAACGAGAA gagGCAGAGAACAACAGGAAAAAAAGGGAAgaagcacaaaaactgtacaAGCAGAAGAAAATGGAAGCCTATAAAATTTTAAGCACAAAAACAAAGAAGGGACAGCCAAACTTTAATGTTCAAATGGAATACTTGCTGAAAAAAATACAGAGCAAatcttaa